The genomic stretch aacaaatctgttattattaagtatagtattaacatatatattttcttacattatATCATGTTGTTCTATTCTTTATTGTAcaaggtactttgttgagaatttttatttttttttagagatttttCTCCAATCATTTTAGTCACTCTTTCTTTAATAAAAAGGACTGGCACCAaatctatttctggtgttatggCAGACTGTACTCGTGTTAGGAGACTCTGTTTGGATACTGTCGCTTCGTGGCGAAAAGTGAGCCGCagagagcctgacgtcacacttgcttcgcgttGCTAGGAGCCTTCCTCTCATTAAAAGccgccagtgtcatcttaaattgtgaatAACGCTGTCCACGGGTGTATCTCAAATTTATTAAAGAAAATCCACAGCGCAAACACgctgcctccgctccagacaaccTTGTGCGTATAGCTTACGTAATCACAACATCTGTTTCAAGAGCACTGTTCCGGTGATTAAAGTACGTCTTTTTCCAGCCAAATTTTCGGCGCATCATTAGTCACTAGTGCACAAATAATTAACTATATATAGCCATTCATCctgtaactacctgctggtgttaatgtgtatgttactGTGTTTCCCAaggtctgtgaacacaccgtgtcggcggaaaatgaagcagtgttgtGTGTCTAGGGGTGAAGCACGAAGGAAGtgcttgttggaattgggcctgtTGTTATcgtaaaattggcaataaaagttaaaaaaatactttgttttCTAATTTGTTTTGTTAGttgtggcggctaatatgaagcGGTGGCGCACCGCCACAATCAAATACATTGAGGGAAAACCCAGAATGTAGTTAAACCGGATTtatagcgtagcgcttttattttgaagccggaaaagtgtgtgattggtttgagaaagtgtcttgacatgttttgatgtcggatcgactgtttgcaataaaaaaaagtctcctttcgacgTCCTTTCATTACTGTTGAGCTTTTGTCATCtgacttactaaatcagtcacagtaacaatctaaatgtcactgcaccttaaccgtaatctgaacacggaagtgcaGCGAGCGTTTTTTGCAGGGAAGTCGTGTCTTCTCAAGGCGAAAAATAGtattttcttgtcgggagaacaacttgccatgggtttgaacctgatatttccataaggtagtttttaaggctgaaacgacgcgtcgacgtagtggacgtcatcggttacgtaaatacgtcgacgccgtttttgtgcgtcgacgcgtcgcatatttacgtcacactaccgtcatggcgaagcgcaaagcagacgatcaaagcaggcggtgcgagcgagggagacaaatcacgccaaaagtcgtcaaaagtgtgggagtatttcaataaacggcctaataatgttgttgtatgcacgccGTGTCGAGCgggaatggcctatcatagcagcacaacggctatgaacgaacatttgaaaagaaaaccatcaactagtcaatcgtccgcgcgagcatacgttgtcatcattacacaaaaacatgaatgtgtcatttgtatctgctaggggtgtaacggtacgtgttttgtattgaaccgtttcggtacggggcttccggttcggtacgggggtgtgccgaacgagtttctaagctaatgctaaagtcttaacaagctgctttgctccttctgcttctgtctcagcatgcagcattgtcccacccacacaaccatctgattggtacacacaaagcattatcagccaatcagcagtgcgtattcagagcgcatgtagtcagcgcttcagcgtcgagcagataggtgtttagcgggtgagcatcaggcagtggactctccccaaatgataataaacacctcccagtcaactactagtaacatcactatgagcccgttaaccttatagaaacttaaactgcagctcagctcactcgcagtcctggcttgaggtgaaggctaattagctctcagttccagccacatcgaccccttctgagcgcctattttcagctgctgggaatattgtaaacatgaaaagaaccagagcatgtagacatgctaacctttcttcattacaactgttagacactcactggaatgagtagaattggttattgtgtactgtgttggactggatgtttattttgcacattttaaaagcaatacttaatgtttacagtgctccagaatatttagattggcacttttttgtattggatgtttatctttatttttgcacattttagcaaataagcaatactttcacttttgttgaaatgtttacactgttgttacagaatatttcgttttgcacttttttgtaatggatgtttatctttatttttgcacattttaaagcaaaataagcaatacttttacttttgaaatgcttatactattgcagaatattaagatttgcactgaatgttgacttttatatttgcacattaaaaagcaaataagctacttttaattttgttaaatgttaaaagttttaaatgtttacattgttacagaatatttagtcatgttgttgtcaatgttgactgagtggccatacttcttttttttttgtaaataaaagccatgccttttgaaaaaactggcctacatttattttttcatcttcattttgaataaaaaaataatcggtaaaaggaaaaataatatatagattaatcggaaaaaaaaaaatctatagattaaccgattaatcgaaaaaaataatctatagattaatcgatataaaaataatcgttagctgcagccttagtagtttttcttttgtccatttctgctcgcttgtggctcattaGTAAAAAGTGAACTGAAGCCAAGTTCGACCTGCTATGGCACGGCctcgagggtcaaaaaggaggaGTGTgcgttttatttatatacatatatatatatatatatatgtatatatatataatatatatatatatatattatatatatatatatatatatatatatatatatatatatatatatatatatatatatatatatatatatatatatatatatatatatatatataatctctgAACTAAAgtttgtttgtgttgtttgtgtcctgcagacgtccagcagctgattggtctTCCAGAGGCACTTCCCCCTCAGAGACTCGGAAaaagctccactttgaagcaggagactccacaaccatcccacattaaaaaggaagaggaggaactctggatcactcacgagggagagtgtcttctaggaccacAGGAAGATGATCTTACCAAGTTGCcaatgactgttgtctctgtggacactgaagatgatgaagagaaaccacaagtagacaacctcttagctccactatcagatagtgaggctgaagtcGAAGTTGAAGTAAcattgagcagcgatacagactgtgaaggtgatatgaggactcacactgacaaacaGTCTGGATGTTCTAAAAAGAAAAGCAGTAAAACCTGTTTAGGCAGCCcagtttgtgctaaaagctttactaaaaagagccatttgactcaacacatgagaacacacacaaaagaaaaaacatttaattgttatgTTTGTGATAAAAGCTTTTCTCATAAGAGCATTTTGACTGAACACAttagaacgcacacaggagaaaaaccatttaattgttcatttTGCGGTAAAAGCTTTTCCCAAAAGAGTAATTCAattcgacacatgagaacacacacaggagaaaaaccatttaattgttcaattTGTGGTAAAAGCTATTCCGATAAAAGCAATTTGAGtcaacacataagaacacacacagcAGCTAAACCGTTTTATTGTTCAgcttgtggtaaaagcttttctcatGAGAGAAAATTGattcaacacatgagaacgcacacaaacgagaaaccatttaattgttcagtttgctgTAAAGGCTTCCCTTATGAGAGAAATTTgattcaacacatgagaacacacactggggagaagccatttaattgttcagtttgtggcaaaaggtaTGTTTCAAGGCATGGGTTGAATGAACATATAATGAAACATACTACAGAAAACCCATTTAGTTGTTCAGGCTGGGTAAAATATTCCAGTCATGCAAATGCagcaagacacataagaacacacaatgGAAAATAACTGTTTGGTAGGTGGTATGTTGTTCATATGTGGCGACATCCATCcaaacccaggacctcctcactgcttctctCATTATTATCCTAGGTATTCGTATAAAATGGGActatttggagcataatcttatctcCACATGACCTTATGTCTTCTGTTTATCTGAAACTTTCCTGAATAGTATGATAGATGATGCTTgtagtgcttggttactcctccTTTAGGCGAGACAGACCTGATGAGTCTAGCTGGGGAGGAATTGTAGTCTTCTTCAGTGGTACTTTCACCGCCTCCAGAACGCCTGACTTTGAACGCCAACAACATGAATCGATTTGCCTGAAACTACACCTTCCAGGTCGCCTGGTGTTCATGTTTTGTGTCTACAGACCAACATCAGTTGGTGTACAAATAATCTCCCCATGTTGCAGCCCAAAACAAAACAACCATGGAATTCTGGCCCAGAAATGTTGTTATAAAATTGTGTTCTCTTAACACGTCAAAGACAAATGGCCCTGATGGGATCTCAGCAACTGTACTTAAAAACT from Entelurus aequoreus isolate RoL-2023_Sb linkage group LG17, RoL_Eaeq_v1.1, whole genome shotgun sequence encodes the following:
- the LOC133632531 gene encoding zinc finger protein 501-like; translated protein: MDDYCYAKMATSAKREHERESPTEINTKDEDVQQLIGLPEALPPQRLGKSSTLKQETPQPSHIKKEEEELWITHEGECLLGPQEDDLTKLPMTVVSVDTEDDEEKPQVDNLLAPLSDSEAEVEVEVTLSSDTDCEGDMRTHTDKQSGCSKKKSSKTCLGSPVCAKSFTKKSHLTQHMRTHTKEKTFNCYVCDKSFSHKSILTEHIRTHTGEKPFNCSFCGKSFSQKSNSIRHMRTHTGEKPFNCSICGKSYSDKSNLSQHIRTHTAAKPFYCSACGKSFSHERKLIQHMRTHTNEKPFNCSVCCKGFPYERNLIQHMRTHTGEKPFNCSVCGKRYVSRHGLNEHIMKHTTENPFSCSGWVKYSSHANAARHIRTHNGK